AATCAAAATAAAACCTTTTCGCGGTTCCCTCCGTCTTAATTCGCGAGCAGACGATGCTGCTCCGTGAACTGGAAACCACGAGACGATCCGAGGAACCGATGAACAAGTCCATCGCCAACACCGTCCGCGCCGCCTTCGCGCTCTTCATGCTCGGCATCGGAATGTACGCCGGGGTCGACACCCTGGTTGCGCACGACCTGGCCAATCGCGGGCTGAGCACCTGCGGCAGCGCCGAGAATCCCTGCGCGCTGGCCCCGCTGCACGTAGCCGTTTCGCCGGTGGCCGCTCCGGCGCACAAGTCCGGCGCGACCGTCCGCGCCGTGGCCGGTGCGCCGAGCGCGCCCCGCAGCGCGATGGCCGAATCCTGACGCATCGGACCTCGGCCTCGCTTTCCAGATAGATGCCCCGGCGCCGCACCACGCGGCGCCGGGGCCGTTGTTTTGTCCCAGGTCCCGCAGATCCGACGACGAACCCCAGGCTTTCGAGTGGATCCCGGGCCTGTCCGCGGCGCGGGCTGGCCCCCTCCCCCCGGCCCCCTCCCCCGCTTCGCAGGGGCGGGGGAGAACTCAGCGCGGAAGGCAGACGCCACACTGAGGTCTCCCCTCCCCCATCCCTCCCCCCTCGTGGGGGAGGGGCCGGGGGTGGGGGGGAGCCGGCGCGCAGGGTAATCTCCGCATTTCCGCGAAGACCCCTGTCCAGCCCCCGCCCTTGCCGAACTGTGTGACGGGGTCGCAATCTTCCGGGTCAAACTCCCCGGACCCTGCCGAGCCCCGACGCCCCGACGGAGCGCGCTTGCCTGCAACGCTGACGGTCGACGAGCTGCTGCGCACCAAGAAGGACTCCCTGGCCCTGGAGCTCCTGACCGACGGGCGCGGGCTGGTGCGCGAGATCAAGAACCCCGACATCTCCAGCCCCGGGCTCGTCCTCACCGGCTACAGCGAGCGCTTTCCCAGCGAGCGCGTGCAGGTGCTCGGCGAGACGGAAGTCTCCTTCCTCGAGTCGCTCGACGACGACCGCCGCAGGAGCGCCATCGAGGCGTTCCTCTCCTTCGACATCCCCGTCATCTTCATCACCAAGGGGCAGGATCCGCCCGAGCCGCTGGTCGAGGTGGCCAACCAGGTGGGCACGCCGGTGATACTCTCGGGGCTCAAGACTTCCGAGTTCTACACCCGCATCAAGCCGTTCCTGGAAGAGCGCTTTGCCCCGACGACCACCATGCACGGCTCGCTGGCGGACGTCTACGGCGTGGGGCTGCTCTTCGTGGGCACCAGCGGGGTAGGAAAGAGCGAGGCGGTGCTGGACCTGGTCGAGCGCGGCCACCGGCTCGTCGCGGACGACCTGGTGATCGTCTCGCGGCGGGGGCACGAGGTGCTGATCGGGCGCGGGCACGAGCTGCAGCGGCACCACATGGAGATCCGCGGGGTGGGGATCATCGACGTGCACCGCCTGTTCGGGATCCGCGCCATC
This window of the Longimicrobium sp. genome carries:
- the hprK gene encoding HPr(Ser) kinase/phosphatase; the encoded protein is MPATLTVDELLRTKKDSLALELLTDGRGLVREIKNPDISSPGLVLTGYSERFPSERVQVLGETEVSFLESLDDDRRRSAIEAFLSFDIPVIFITKGQDPPEPLVEVANQVGTPVILSGLKTSEFYTRIKPFLEERFAPTTTMHGSLADVYGVGLLFVGTSGVGKSEAVLDLVERGHRLVADDLVIVSRRGHEVLIGRGHELQRHHMEIRGVGIIDVHRLFGIRAIRLQKRIEVVVQLEVWDGNATYDRTGLDPQFIDILGVPVPKVTIPLVPGKNITVVCEVVAMNHLLKYSGHDTAALFNRRLQARMAGSSEYLEEDYE